From Brienomyrus brachyistius isolate T26 chromosome 21, BBRACH_0.4, whole genome shotgun sequence, the proteins below share one genomic window:
- the si:ch73-382f3.1 gene encoding THAP domain-containing protein 1: MGGCSAPNCSNSTTIGKQLFRFPKDPVRMRKWVINCRRDFVPTPCSRLCQDHFEESQFEEIARSPAGGRKLKPNAIPTLFNVPDPPSPISPVVSGPLKREQGEKEQNLGDHGYARRQPKSEAEEAEGGGGGAQRQDVERACAQCQQYKAQLEQQQLHTARLQKEAEEMRKKLHKLNKMEKGLQMFLFEDQIRALTLAKRSRRAVWSQDTVLTARKIRCAVGVKGYEFLRDLGYPLPSYRTLCNRLEPKIMVPSTMQEELVELGLGIISTCDSPEDNGTGDEALLGVMS; encoded by the exons ATGGGAGGATGCTCGGCTCCGAACTGCTCCAACTCCACCACCATCGGCAAGCAGCTCTTCCGCTTCCCCAAGGACCCGGTACGCATGAGAAAATGGGTCATAAACTGCCGGCGCGACTTCGTGCCCACGCCGTGCTCCAGACTCTGCCAG GACCACTTTGAGGAGAGCCAGTTTGAGGAGATTGCCAGGTCCCCGGCAGGAGGCCGCAAGCTGAAGCCCAACGCCATCCCCACACTGTTCAACGTTCCCGACcccccatcacccatcagcCCGGTGGTGAGCGGGCCACTCAAGCGAGAGCAGG GAGAAAAGGAGCAGAATCTGGGCGACCACGGCTACGCCCGCAGGCAGCCCAAAAGCGAGGCGGAGGAGgctgagggtgggggtggcgggGCCCAGCGGCAGGACGTGGAGCGTGCCTGTGCTCAGTGCCAGCAGTACAAGGCACAGCTggaacagcagcagctgcacacGGCCCGGCTGCAGAAGGAG GCCGAGGAGATGAGGAAGAAGCTCCACAAGCTTAACAAAATGGAGAAAGGTCTGCAGATGTTCCTGTTCGAAGACCAGATCCGGGCTCTGACGCTGGCTAAGCGCTCGCGCCGGGCCGTGTGGTCCCAGGACACAGTGCTGACTGCCCGCAAGATCCGCTGCGCCGTGGGCGTGAAGGGATACGAGTTCCTGCGTGACCTGGGCTACCCACTGCCCTCCTACAGAACCCTCTGCAACCGGCTGGAGCCCAAGATCATGGTGCCCAGCACCATGCAGGAGGAGCTGGTGGAGCTCGGCCTGGGCATCATCTCCACCTGTGACAGTCCCGAGGACAATGGGACTGGCGACGAGGCACTTCTGGGGGTGATGTCGTAA
- the selenop2 gene encoding selenoprotein Pb isoform X1 — MGGLWPWPAVLPPLSPRSEVSVTMWAPGTLSLWFLPGLLSASSVFLEGESDSLRICRLPPRWQVEGQAPMQDHLGKLVVVALLKASUQFCLTQAARLGNLRDKLLRGGLSNVTFLVVNERTPQSRAMYWEMRRRTAAGIPVYQQAPLQEDVWELLEGDKDDFLIYDRCGQLTFHIVLPYSFLHYPYVEAAIRATYHKDICGNCSGSLIGMQNRDMQPGMNVTGALEGANDTTLMSLPVPASPNASHTLGEGPKPHHHHTHTQGEGPKPHHHHTHMQGEGPKSQHHTRIQGEGPKLHRHHTHNHGEGPNSHHNHTHTQGEGPKPHHHTRIQGEGLKLHRHHTHNHGEGPKSHHNHTHT, encoded by the exons ATGGGGGGGCTCTGGCCTTGGCCCGCCGTCCTCCCGCCTCTCTCCCCCAGGTCAGAGGTCTCCGTCACCATGTGGGCTCCCGGAACTCTGTCGCTGTGGTTCCTGCCTGGGCTGCTCAGTGCCTCTTCGGTCTTCCTGGAGGGGGAGAGCGACTCTTTGCGGATTTGCAGGCTCCCCCCACGGTGGCAGGTGGAGGGCCAGGCCCCCATGCAGGATCACCTGGGGAAGCTGGTGGTGGTGGCTCTGCTGAAGGCCAGCTGACAATTCTGCCTGACGCAGGCTGCTCG CTTGGGCAACCTGCGTGACAAGCTCCTCCGGGGAGGTCTGAGCAACGTGACCTTCCTGGTGGTAAATGAGCGCACCCCCCAGTCCAGAGCCATGTACTGGGAGATGAGGAGGAGGACGGCCGCGGGGATCCCTGTCTACCAGCAGGCCCCCCTGCAGGAGGATGTCTGGGAGCTTCTAGAGGGAGACAAAGATGACTTCCTCATATATGACCG CTGCGGGCAGCTGACGTTCCACATCGTGCTGCCATACAGCTTCCTGCACTACCCCTATGTCGAGGCTGCCATCAGGGCCACTTATCATAAGGACATTTGCGGCAACTGCTCC GGTAGCTTGATTGGAATGCAGAATAGGGAcatgcaaccaggcatgaacgtGACAGGAGCCCTAGAGGGAGCAAATGACACCACCCTGATGTCCCTGCCAGTGCCTGCATCGCCTAACGCCTCGCACACCCTGGGGGAGGGGCCAAAGCCACATCAtcaccatacacacacgcagGGGGAGGGGCCAAAGCCACATCATCACCATACACATAtgcagggggaggggccaaAGTCACAACACCACACACGCATCCAGGGGGAGGGGCCAAAGTTACACCGtcaccacacacacaaccatGGGGAGGGGCCAAACTCACAccataaccacacacacacccaggggGAGGGGCCAAAGCCACATCACCACACACGCATCCAGGGGGAGGGACTAAAGTTACACCGtcaccacacacacaaccatGGGGAGGGGCCAAAGTCACAccataaccacacacacacatag
- the selenop2 gene encoding selenoprotein Pb isoform X2, with translation MWAPGTLSLWFLPGLLSASSVFLEGESDSLRICRLPPRWQVEGQAPMQDHLGKLVVVALLKASUQFCLTQAARLGNLRDKLLRGGLSNVTFLVVNERTPQSRAMYWEMRRRTAAGIPVYQQAPLQEDVWELLEGDKDDFLIYDRCGQLTFHIVLPYSFLHYPYVEAAIRATYHKDICGNCSGSLIGMQNRDMQPGMNVTGALEGANDTTLMSLPVPASPNASHTLGEGPKPHHHHTHTQGEGPKPHHHHTHMQGEGPKSQHHTRIQGEGPKLHRHHTHNHGEGPNSHHNHTHTQGEGPKPHHHTRIQGEGLKLHRHHTHNHGEGPKSHHNHTHT, from the exons ATGTGGGCTCCCGGAACTCTGTCGCTGTGGTTCCTGCCTGGGCTGCTCAGTGCCTCTTCGGTCTTCCTGGAGGGGGAGAGCGACTCTTTGCGGATTTGCAGGCTCCCCCCACGGTGGCAGGTGGAGGGCCAGGCCCCCATGCAGGATCACCTGGGGAAGCTGGTGGTGGTGGCTCTGCTGAAGGCCAGCTGACAATTCTGCCTGACGCAGGCTGCTCG CTTGGGCAACCTGCGTGACAAGCTCCTCCGGGGAGGTCTGAGCAACGTGACCTTCCTGGTGGTAAATGAGCGCACCCCCCAGTCCAGAGCCATGTACTGGGAGATGAGGAGGAGGACGGCCGCGGGGATCCCTGTCTACCAGCAGGCCCCCCTGCAGGAGGATGTCTGGGAGCTTCTAGAGGGAGACAAAGATGACTTCCTCATATATGACCG CTGCGGGCAGCTGACGTTCCACATCGTGCTGCCATACAGCTTCCTGCACTACCCCTATGTCGAGGCTGCCATCAGGGCCACTTATCATAAGGACATTTGCGGCAACTGCTCC GGTAGCTTGATTGGAATGCAGAATAGGGAcatgcaaccaggcatgaacgtGACAGGAGCCCTAGAGGGAGCAAATGACACCACCCTGATGTCCCTGCCAGTGCCTGCATCGCCTAACGCCTCGCACACCCTGGGGGAGGGGCCAAAGCCACATCAtcaccatacacacacgcagGGGGAGGGGCCAAAGCCACATCATCACCATACACATAtgcagggggaggggccaaAGTCACAACACCACACACGCATCCAGGGGGAGGGGCCAAAGTTACACCGtcaccacacacacaaccatGGGGAGGGGCCAAACTCACAccataaccacacacacacccaggggGAGGGGCCAAAGCCACATCACCACACACGCATCCAGGGGGAGGGACTAAAGTTACACCGtcaccacacacacaaccatGGGGAGGGGCCAAAGTCACAccataaccacacacacacatag